A window of the Pleomorphomonas sp. T1.2MG-36 genome harbors these coding sequences:
- a CDS encoding TIGR02302 family protein, producing the protein MTEGPHRPTDREADLPPATARAVRLAGLSLVWERLWPRLALTLSVLGAFVALAWLGAFERLPATLRLAAAGVFVAILLASIIHLLRTSWPNRRQAADRLERGVPHRPLSAFLDSPSTTGDALAEALWQAHRRRLAASLQGLRVRLPSPRLDRADPYAVRAAVFLLVVVGFFATSDHLGSVTSVFRPPLAAPSDIRVDVWANPPSYTGQSPRALVTTTNGAVVLPDVSAVTLPAGTTLAIRLAGVGSPTVAFANEGRPPMPLEGHAPAQGQTAYEHRLAASGSLSLTGDDLPAIELPITVKTDAPPTIRLVEQPAATARGALRLAYSVTDDYRVAAARAMLTAEVDEGARPLVALPDLSLGLPRRGEDRAVATSDLTAHPLAGGRARLVLEARDDAGQVAETAPLLIDLPSRPFRNPLAAAIVEQRRLLASDARQAKAVAGTFETLGDLGAAFIDRPGQIIGLRVARNRILLARDDAQLKPVLDYLWQMALAIEAGDSSPAAERLADAREALKKALESGASPEEIARLTEELKAALDEYLKAMAEAAAGDPSRLGELGQNGGERVTGDDLKKLIDRMRELGQLGERDAANELLSQLDDILSGLQFARPQAGGASDPTLDELADIIRRQQELQNRTHKLTPDGYTGEEFGDDSGDQQALEDLQREQSALSRRLEDLMSRLSKGAQSGGEEGQKGLEGAGRAMQEAGRSLGSGDAESAVGNQGAALDALRRGAREMMRGQGQGTAGVREGGTDPLGRPTGRRGPDFGGDTKVPGEIEVQRARRLLEELRRRYADPSRPALELDYLRRLIAPF; encoded by the coding sequence ATGACTGAAGGACCGCACCGGCCCACCGACCGGGAAGCCGACTTGCCGCCGGCCACCGCGCGTGCCGTGCGGCTCGCCGGACTGTCGCTTGTCTGGGAACGCCTGTGGCCGCGCCTCGCTCTGACGCTATCGGTGCTCGGCGCGTTTGTCGCCCTTGCGTGGCTTGGCGCATTCGAACGGCTGCCGGCCACCCTTCGCCTTGCAGCGGCCGGGGTTTTCGTCGCGATCCTCCTGGCCAGCATCATCCATCTCCTGAGAACGAGCTGGCCCAACCGGCGGCAGGCGGCCGACCGTCTCGAACGCGGCGTTCCGCATCGTCCACTCAGTGCATTCCTGGACAGCCCGTCGACGACGGGAGACGCTCTGGCCGAGGCCTTGTGGCAGGCCCACCGCCGTCGTCTCGCGGCCAGCCTCCAAGGCCTGAGAGTCCGCCTGCCATCGCCGCGCCTCGACCGGGCCGATCCCTATGCGGTCAGGGCAGCCGTGTTCCTGCTGGTGGTCGTCGGCTTCTTCGCCACGTCCGATCACCTTGGATCGGTCACCTCCGTCTTTCGGCCGCCGCTGGCCGCGCCGTCCGATATTCGCGTCGACGTCTGGGCGAACCCGCCGAGCTATACCGGCCAGTCGCCCCGCGCATTGGTGACGACGACCAACGGCGCCGTCGTCCTGCCGGACGTTTCGGCCGTCACGCTGCCGGCCGGAACCACGCTCGCCATACGGCTCGCCGGTGTCGGCTCGCCAACGGTCGCCTTCGCCAACGAGGGGCGACCGCCGATGCCACTCGAAGGGCATGCGCCCGCCCAGGGCCAGACAGCCTACGAACATCGCCTCGCCGCCTCGGGCAGCCTGTCCCTGACGGGCGACGACCTGCCGGCCATTGAACTGCCGATCACCGTCAAGACCGATGCCCCGCCCACCATACGCCTCGTCGAGCAACCGGCGGCCACGGCGCGTGGTGCACTCCGCCTCGCCTATTCGGTCACCGACGACTACCGCGTCGCCGCCGCTCGGGCCATGCTGACGGCCGAGGTGGACGAAGGCGCCCGACCGCTCGTGGCGCTGCCCGACCTGTCGCTGGGCCTGCCGCGCCGTGGCGAGGACCGGGCGGTCGCAACCTCGGATCTCACGGCCCATCCTCTGGCCGGAGGTCGGGCCCGCCTTGTCCTCGAAGCGCGCGACGACGCCGGCCAGGTGGCCGAAACGGCACCCCTCCTCATCGATCTGCCATCCCGTCCGTTCCGCAATCCGCTGGCCGCCGCCATCGTCGAGCAACGCCGCCTGCTGGCATCCGACGCCCGGCAGGCAAAGGCTGTGGCCGGGACCTTCGAGACGCTGGGCGACCTCGGCGCCGCCTTCATCGACCGCCCCGGTCAGATCATCGGGCTGCGCGTCGCCCGCAACCGCATCCTGCTTGCCCGCGACGACGCCCAGCTCAAGCCGGTGCTCGACTATCTCTGGCAGATGGCGCTCGCCATCGAGGCAGGCGACTCCTCGCCCGCGGCGGAACGGCTCGCCGACGCCCGCGAAGCGCTGAAGAAGGCCCTGGAAAGCGGCGCGTCGCCCGAAGAAATCGCCCGCCTCACGGAGGAGCTCAAGGCCGCCCTCGACGAGTACCTCAAGGCGATGGCCGAAGCGGCGGCAGGCGATCCTTCCCGCCTCGGCGAGCTCGGCCAGAATGGTGGCGAGCGGGTTACCGGCGACGACCTCAAGAAGCTCATCGACCGCATGCGCGAGTTGGGGCAGCTCGGAGAACGCGACGCCGCCAACGAGCTTCTGTCGCAGCTCGACGACATTCTCTCAGGTCTGCAGTTCGCCCGCCCCCAGGCCGGCGGCGCCAGCGACCCGACGCTCGACGAACTGGCCGACATCATCCGGCGACAGCAGGAACTGCAAAACCGCACTCACAAGCTGACCCCGGATGGCTATACCGGCGAAGAGTTCGGTGACGACAGCGGCGACCAGCAGGCCCTCGAAGATCTCCAGCGCGAACAATCGGCACTGTCCCGTCGCCTGGAGGACCTGATGTCCCGCTTGTCCAAGGGCGCCCAGAGCGGTGGAGAAGAGGGTCAAAAAGGGCTTGAAGGAGCCGGCCGCGCCATGCAGGAGGCCGGTCGCAGTCTAGGATCCGGCGACGCCGAATCGGCGGTTGGCAATCAGGGCGCGGCTCTCGATGCCCTTCGGCGCGGCGCGCGAGAGATGATGCGCGGCCAGGGACAGGGCACCGCCGGCGTGCGCGAAGGCGGTACCGATCCGCTTGGCCGGCCGACCGGACGACGCGGCCCCGACTTCGGCGGCGACACCAAGGTTCCGGGCGAAATCGAGGTGCAGCGGGCTCGCCGGCTTTTGGAGGAGCTTCGTCGCCGCTACGCCGATCCGAGCCGCCCGGCACTCGAACTCGACTATCTTCGCCGGCTGATCGCGCCCTTCTGA
- a CDS encoding electron transfer flavoprotein subunit beta/FixA family protein, with amino-acid sequence MKILVPVKRVVDYNVNIRVKADGSGVDLANVKMSMNPFDEIAVEEALRLREAGIASEVVAVSIGPKEAQETVRTALAMGADRGIVLEAEGTVEPLAVAKLLKAIVVEEAPGLVILGKQAIDDDSNQTGQMLSALLGWSQGTFASKIALGDGGIEVTREVDGGLQTVRLALPAVVTADLRLNEPRYASLPNIMKAKKKPIDFRPAAQYGVDLTPRLTVLKTAEPPVRPAGRRLASVAELIDCLKTEAGVL; translated from the coding sequence ATGAAGATTCTGGTGCCCGTGAAACGGGTGGTCGACTACAACGTCAACATCCGCGTCAAGGCCGACGGTTCCGGCGTCGATCTCGCCAACGTCAAGATGTCGATGAACCCCTTCGACGAGATCGCCGTCGAGGAAGCGCTGCGCCTGCGCGAAGCCGGCATTGCCAGCGAAGTCGTCGCCGTGTCGATCGGACCGAAGGAAGCGCAGGAAACGGTGCGGACCGCGCTCGCCATGGGCGCCGACCGGGGCATCGTCCTCGAAGCGGAGGGCACCGTCGAGCCGCTCGCCGTCGCCAAGCTCCTGAAGGCGATCGTCGTCGAGGAAGCACCGGGCCTCGTCATCCTCGGCAAGCAAGCCATCGACGACGACAGCAACCAGACCGGCCAGATGCTGTCCGCCCTGCTCGGCTGGTCGCAGGGCACCTTTGCCTCCAAGATCGCTCTCGGCGACGGCGGCATAGAGGTGACGCGCGAGGTCGACGGCGGCCTGCAGACCGTACGCCTCGCGTTGCCGGCCGTGGTCACCGCCGATCTGCGCCTCAACGAGCCGCGCTATGCCTCGCTGCCGAACATCATGAAGGCCAAGAAAAAGCCGATCGACTTTAGGCCGGCCGCGCAATACGGCGTCGACCTCACGCCCCGCCTGACGGTGCTGAAGACCGCCGAGCCGCCGGTTCGCCCGGCCGGCCGGCGCCTTGCCTCGGTCGCCGAACTGATCGACTGCCTGAAGACCGAAGCCGGCGTGCTCTGA
- a CDS encoding electron transfer flavoprotein subunit alpha/FixB family protein, protein MTTLLLAAHDGATLKDATLKALSAALAIGDDIHVLVAGDGVSAAAAEAARLKGVSRVLTAEAPALEHGLAEPLAALIVALAPAYAAVLAPSTSTFKNALPRAAALLDVMQISDITAVLAPDTFERPTYAGNAILTVRSADAIKLVTVRTASFRAVPAEDRAPAPIEAVAVPADPGLSSFVGDVFSATDRPELTAARVVVSGGRALGSEEQFKALLLPLADRLGAAVGASRAAVDAGYAPNDWQVGQTGKAVSPELYVAIGISGAIQHLAGMKDAKVIVAINKDAEAPIFQVADYGLVGDLFELVPELTKALG, encoded by the coding sequence ATGACCACCCTTCTCCTTGCCGCCCATGACGGCGCCACCCTCAAGGACGCCACCCTGAAGGCGCTCAGCGCGGCTCTAGCCATCGGCGACGACATTCACGTCCTGGTGGCTGGCGACGGCGTTTCCGCCGCTGCCGCCGAGGCAGCCCGGCTCAAGGGCGTCAGCCGTGTGTTGACCGCCGAGGCGCCGGCGCTCGAACATGGCCTTGCCGAGCCGCTCGCCGCCCTGATCGTGGCGCTCGCCCCTGCCTACGCGGCGGTGCTGGCGCCGTCGACCTCCACGTTCAAGAACGCCCTGCCGCGTGCCGCTGCGCTGCTCGACGTCATGCAGATCTCGGACATCACGGCCGTGCTGGCGCCCGACACCTTCGAGCGGCCGACCTATGCCGGCAATGCTATCCTCACCGTGCGATCCGCCGACGCGATCAAGCTCGTCACCGTCCGCACCGCCTCCTTCCGGGCCGTGCCGGCCGAAGACCGCGCACCGGCTCCGATCGAGGCCGTCGCCGTGCCGGCCGATCCGGGCCTTTCGTCCTTCGTCGGCGATGTCTTCTCGGCGACCGATCGGCCGGAACTCACCGCGGCGCGGGTCGTGGTGTCGGGCGGCCGTGCCCTCGGCTCCGAGGAGCAGTTCAAGGCGCTGCTGCTGCCGCTGGCCGATCGGCTCGGCGCGGCGGTTGGCGCCAGCCGTGCCGCCGTGGATGCCGGCTATGCCCCCAACGACTGGCAGGTCGGTCAGACCGGCAAGGCGGTATCGCCCGAGCTTTACGTCGCCATCGGCATATCCGGCGCCATTCAGCATCTCGCCGGCATGAAGGACGCCAAGGTGATCGTCGCCATCAACAAGGATGCGGAGGCGCCGATCTTCCAGGTGGCCGATTACGGTCTCGTCGGCGACCTGTTCGAACTCGTGCCGGAGCTGACGAAAGCCCTCGGTTGA
- a CDS encoding 3-hydroxybutyryl-CoA dehydrogenase: protein MVEIRSVGVMGAGQMGSGIAHVCALGGLDVGLYDIARDRLEACLNVVSANLARQVASKKITEEQRREALSRIKLLTDLEGFADTDLVIEAVTENETIKRKALSQLCPELKPEAMIGTNTSSVSITRLAASTDRPERFIGIHFMNPVPVMQLVELVRGIATEDETFEAARNFVSKLGKTVAVSEDFPAFMVNRILLPMINEAIYTLYEGVGTVDSIDTAMRLGANHPMGPLQLADFIGLDTCLSIMQVLHDGLADSKYRPCPLLVKYVEAGWLGRKTQRGFYDYRGPTPMPTR from the coding sequence ATGGTAGAAATCAGGTCGGTCGGCGTCATGGGCGCAGGTCAGATGGGCTCCGGCATCGCGCATGTCTGCGCTCTGGGGGGTCTCGACGTCGGGCTCTACGACATTGCCCGCGATCGGCTGGAGGCGTGCCTCAACGTCGTTTCGGCCAACCTCGCCCGTCAGGTTGCCTCCAAGAAGATCACCGAGGAGCAGCGTCGCGAGGCGCTGTCCCGCATCAAGCTGTTGACCGACCTCGAAGGCTTCGCCGATACCGATCTCGTCATCGAGGCGGTGACGGAGAACGAAACCATCAAGCGCAAGGCGCTCTCCCAGCTCTGTCCCGAGCTGAAGCCCGAAGCGATGATCGGCACCAATACCTCGTCGGTGTCCATCACCCGCCTAGCCGCGTCGACCGACCGGCCCGAGCGCTTCATCGGCATCCATTTCATGAATCCCGTTCCGGTGATGCAGCTGGTCGAACTGGTGCGCGGCATCGCCACCGAGGACGAGACCTTCGAGGCCGCGCGCAATTTCGTCTCGAAGCTCGGCAAGACGGTTGCCGTCTCCGAGGACTTCCCCGCCTTCATGGTCAACCGCATCCTGCTGCCCATGATCAACGAGGCGATCTACACGCTCTACGAGGGCGTGGGCACGGTGGATTCCATCGATACGGCCATGCGGCTCGGCGCCAATCACCCGATGGGGCCGCTGCAGCTTGCCGACTTCATCGGTCTCGACACCTGCCTCTCGATCATGCAGGTGCTGCACGACGGCCTCGCCGACAGCAAGTACCGGCCCTGCCCGCTTCTGGTGAAGTATGTCGAGGCCGGCTGGTTGGGGCGCAAGACGCAGCGCGGCTTTTACGACTACCGCGGACCGACACCGATGCCGACGCGCTGA